The Kosakonia sp. SMBL-WEM22 sequence CGGAAACCGGTACGCTCCTTGATCCCTTCGTTATCTTCGCTGCCTGCGGAGAGCTCCAGTTCGTTCTGCGCTTCGTTAATCAGCAGCGCGCTCAGGCTGCGGGCGTGGAAGGTCGAGGCGATCTCAGTAGCCTGATCCAGTGAGCGGGCATCAGCCAGCTGCTGCTGTTCACGCTTAAGACGGCGCTTTTGCGCCAGGATCTCAACGCTTTTACTGAAGAAAAGCGCCCAGGTGACGACTGACGCCAGAATCAGGCCGATCATCACGATTTTCACCACGATGTCAGCGTGCTGATACATACCCCATACGGAAAGATCCGTCTGCATCAAATTATTACCCACTCTGTTTCTCCGGGACGCAAATCACAAAAAACACTGCGCCATAATAGCAAAAAGTCGTCGAATTGATAGTAGTTCTCATTAGTATTTACATAGTGCACAACATAACCGGCTATTTCCTTGCGTTGACGCAGTAAACGGGCGCGTCTGCTGGTTTTATAGAAAAATTCACCGCCGTTAATGCATCACTCCGCAATCATGGTAGTCTGGACATCCAGACGTATAAAAACAGGTTGAGCAGACATGACGGCAAAACATCTTGATACCGCGCTGGTAAACGCCGGGCGGAGCAAAAAGTATACTCAGGGTTCGGTGAACACGGTGATCCAGCGCGCCTCCTCTCTGGTATTTGACACGGTAGAAGCGAAAAAACATGCCACGCGCAACCGCGCCAACGGCGAGCTTTTTTATGGACGCCGCGGGACGTTAACCCACTTCTCTCTGCAAGAGGCGATGTGCGAGCTGGAGGGGGGGGCCGGTTGTGCGCTCTTTCCCTGCGGCGCAGCAGCGGTGGCAAACACCATTCTGGCCTTTGTCGAACAGGGCGATCATGTATTGATGACCAATACCGCCTACGAACCGACACAGGATTTCAGCACCAAAATCCTCGCCAAACTGGGCGTCACCACCAGCTGGTTTGATCCGCTGATTGGCTCAAGCATCGTGCAACTGGTGCAACCCAACACCAAAGTGGTGTTCCTCGAATCACCCGGCTCCATCACCATGGAAGTGCATGACGTTCCCGCTATCGTGCAGGCGGTACGCAGCGTCGCGCCCGATGTCATCATTATGATCGACAACACCTGGGCGGCGGGCGTGCTGTTTAAGGCGCTGGAGTTTGATATCGATATCTCGATTCAGGCAGGCACCAAATATCTGATTGGACACTCTGATGCGATGGTCGGCACTGCTGTGGCGAACGCTCGCTGCTGGGAGCAACTGCGGGAAAACGCCTACCTGATGGGGCAGATGCTGGACGCCGATACCGCCTATATGACCAGCCGCGGCTTGCGCACGCTGGGAGTGCGTCTACGCCAGCACCACGAAAGCAGCCTGAAGATCGCCGAGTGGCTGGCGGCGCATCCGCAAGTGGCGCAGGTCAACCATCCGGCGCTGCCGGGCAGTAAAGGGCATGAGTACTGGAAGCGGGATTTCAGCGGCAGCAGCGGCCTCTTCTCCTTCGTGCTCAACAAGCGTTTAAACGATGCAGAGTTGGCCAACTATCTCGATAATTTCTCGCTCTTCAGCATGGCCTATTCATGGGGCGGGTTTGAATCGCTGATCCTCGCCAACCAGCCCGAGCACATAGCTGCTATTCGCCCGGAAGGCCGTGTCGACTTCGACGGCACGCTGATCCGATTGCACATTGGTTTAGAAAACGTTGATGATCTTATCGGTGATTTAGTGGCAGGCTTCCAACGCATCGTGTAAACCATGATTAACGGGGCAAAAAGTAAGATTATTCTCCCTTTGTTGCGCCCCGGATCGAGGTCTTTTTGGCGAAGTGGAGTACAATAGCCTCCTCTACGCGGTTCCACAGGAAAGCCCATGGCTGTTATTCAAGATATTATCGCTGCGCTCTGGCATCACGACTTTGCTGCGCTTGCCGATCCGCACGTTGTCGGCGTTGTCTATCTCGTGATGTTTGCCACGCTCTTTTTAGAGAACGGCCTGCTTCCTGCCTCATTTTTACCGGGCGACAGCTTACTGCTGCTCGCCGGCGCGCTGATTGCCCGCGGCTGCATGGACTTTGTCTCAACGCTGCTGATCCTCACCTCCGCCGCCAGCCTCGGCTGCTGGCTGAGCTATGTTCAGGGGCGCTGGCTGGGCAATACGCGTATTGTGAAAAGCTGGCTGGCGCAGCTGCCGGTGAAGTATCACGAGCGCGCCACCTGCATGTTTGACCGCCACGGCCTGCTGGCGCTGCTGGCCGGGCGCTTTCTGGCCTTTATCCGCACCCTGCTACCGACGATGGCCGGTATCTCTGGCCTGTCGAACCGCCGTTTTCAGCTTTTTAACTGGCTGAGCGCGCTGCTGTGGGTTGGCGTGGTGATCTCGCTTGGCTACGCGATTAGCATGATCCCGTTTGTGAAACGCCACGAAGATCAGGTGATGACCTTTCTGATGGTGCTGCCGGTTTTCCTGCTGGTGGTGGGCCTGATTGGCGCCGTCACCGTCGTGCTTAAGAAGAAGTTCAGCAACGCCTGAACCACCGCCCTCCTCTTTTGAGGAGGGCGTCCGTTATGCCCCCTGCATGGTGCGAATGCGCGCCAAATCCTCTCCCGGCGTCACGCCGAAGTAACGTTTGAATTCGCGGCTAAACTGCGACGGGCTCTCATAGCCGACACGCATCGCCGCCGCGCTCGCTTTCATGCCATCGTGCACCATCAGCATCCGCGCTTTATGCAGGCGGTAGGTCTTCAGGTATTGCAGCGGCGAGGTGCTGGTCACCGATTTGAAGTTATGGTGAAACGCCGAGACGCTCATGTTCGCTTCCGCCGCTAACTGGTCGACGCTGAGGTTTTCGGTGTACTGGCTCTCAATGCGTTTTAATACGCGGCTAATCAGGCTGAAGTGGGTCTGGCGGCTTACCAGCGCCAGCAGCGCGCCACCGCGCGGCCCGGTCAGCACGTGGTAGAGCATCTCGCGGATAATCTGCTTGCCCAGAATACGCGCGTCCAGCGGGCGCTCCATCACATCCAGCAGTCGTTCCGCCGCGCAGAGGATCTCCTCGGATAACACCGCAGAGTTAATACCGCTGGCGGCGTTCTCCGGGCAAAAATGCTCATCTTCACCGATATCCATCAGCAGCTCCTGCAACTGCAAAATGTCCACATTGAGCCGAATGCCCGCCAGCGGCACTTCCGGCGTGGCAAAGGTTTCGCATTCGAAGGGCAGCGGCACCGTTAACAGCAGATATTCGTTGGTGTCATAGCGAAAGACGCGCTCGTTGATATAGCCGATTTTATGCCCGGAAAAGAGGAACACGATCCCCGGCTGGTACATCACCGGCGTGCGGGTGCCGGGCTGCGTACCATAGAGCAGACGGACATCCGGCAGCAGCGAGCTCAGTCTATTTTCATTGTTTTTCAGCATCTTAACTTTTTCGGTCAGATGCAGGCAGATCGCTTCTCGGTTCATACTTTGCCACTCCGGCGGCCACTTTTAACGGCTCTAGTGTGCAAACTTTTGTGACATTTCTCCAGCCGAATAGAGAAACAGGCAAGACATCGGCAGGAATGTGCATTGAGCCTGCACAGCCCCGCGCCCACAATAATCTGCATCGGGCGGCCTGCCGCCCCAGATTTTTCACTTCATCAGAAGGGAACGAGCAATGAATAACTTTAATCTGCATACCCCAACCCGCATTCTTTTTGGTAAAGGCGCGATTGCCGAACTGCGCGCGCAAATCCCCGACAACGCCCGCGTGCTGATCACCTACGGCGGCGGCAGCGTGAAGAAAAACGGCGTGCTTGACCAGGTTTATAGCGCGCTGGACGGAGTGGACGTACGTGAGTTCAGCGGTATCGAACCGAACCCGACCTACGAAACGCTGATGAAAGCGGTGCAGGTGGTACGCGATGAGAGGATCACCTTCCTGCTGGCGGTCGGCGGCGGTTCCGTGCTGGATGGCACCAAATTTATCGCTGCCGCTGCCCACTACGCCGAGGGCGTCGATCCGTGGCACATTCTGCAAACCCGCGGTAGCGAGATCAAAAGCGCCATCCCGATGGGCTCCGTGCTGACGCTGCCAGCCACCGGCTCTGAATCCAACGCCGGTGCGGTAGTCTCCCGTAAAGCGACCGGTGATAAGCAGGCGTTCCACTCCCCGTTCGTACAACCGCTCTTCGCGGTACTCGATCCGGTTTACACCTACACCCTGCCCCCGCGTCAGGTGGCGAATGGCGTTGTTGACGCCTTTGTCCATACTGTAGAGCAGTACGTCACTTATCCGGTGGATGGCAAAATTCAGGATCGCTTCGCCGAGGGCATTTTGCTGACGCTGATTGAAGATGGCCCGAAAGCTTTGCAGGAGCCGGAAAATTACAACGTGCGCGCCAACGTTATGTGGGCGGCAACCCAGGCACTGAATGGCCTGATTGGCGCGGGCGTGCCGCAGGATTGGGCCACCCATATGCTGGGCCATGAGTTGACGGCGATGCACGGGCTGGATCACGCCCAAACCCTGGCGGTGGTACTGCCTGCGCTGTGGAATGAGAAGCGCGACACCAAACGCGAAAAACTGCTGCAGTATGCCGCACGCGTCTGGAATATCACCGAAGGCAGCGACGATGAGCGCATTGACGCGGCAATTACCGCCACGCGCGACTTCTTCGAGCGTATGGGCGTGCCGACGCGTCTTTCCGGCTACGGCCTTGATGGCAGCTCCATTCCGGCGCTGTTGGCTAAACTGGAAGAGCACGGCATGACGGCGCTGGGCGAGCATCAGGATATTACGCTGGATGTGAGCCGCCGCATCTACGAAGCCGCGTGCTAAGCGCTTCTCCACCCCGGCTTTCGTTTTTGGGTTTTTCGACCACACTTAATGCAAACCACCTTACCGGGCCTGTCCCGGTAAGCCTAGCGAAAGGAGAAATGCATGACACATCCAACGGTGATTAAACTCGCTGACGGCAATCTGATGCCGCAACTGGGTCTTGGCGTGTGGAAAGCGAGCAACGAGGAAGTGGTTACCGCCATCCATAAGGCGCTGGAAGTGGGTTATCGCTCTATCGATACCGCCGCGGCTTACAAGAACGAAGAGGGTGTTGGTAAAGCCTTAGCCACTGCGGGCGTGCCGCGTGAAGAGCTGTTCGTCACCACCAAATTGTGGAATGACGATCAGAAACGTCCCGCCGAGGCTTTGAAAGAGAGCCTGGAAAAGCTTCAGCTCGATTATGTCGATCTCTATCTGATGCACTGGCCAGTGCCGGCAATCGATCACTATGTCGAGGCGTGGAAAGGGATGATTGAGCTGCAACAGCAGGGGCTGATTAAGAGTATCGGCGTCTGTAACTTCCAGACCCACCATCTGCAAAAGATCATTGATGAAACCAGCGTCATTCCGGTGGTTAACCAGATCGAGCTCCATCCGCTGCTGCAACAGCGCCAGCTGCATGCCTGGAATGCCACGCACAAGATCCAGACGGAATCCTGGAGCCCGCTGGCACAGGGCGGCGAAGGGGTATTCGATCAGAAAATCATTCGCGATCTGGCGGATAAATATGGCAAAACCCCGGCGCAGATCGTTATTCGCTGGCATCTCGACAGCGGCCTGGTGGTGATCCCGAAATCGGTCACCCCAGCGCGCATCGTTGAGAACTTTGACGTCTGGGATTTCCGCCTCGATAAAGATGAGCTGGGCGAAATCGCCAAACTGGACGAGGGCAAACGCCTCGGGCCAGATCCGGATCAGTTCGGCGGTTAAAGGCATTAAATGTAGGCCGGATAAGGCGAAGCCGCCATCCGGCACATCCCATAGCCATGCCTTGCCGGATGGCGCTAACGCTTATCCTGCCTACAAGGTGATCCGGCCTACAAATCACCTTAGCGCGTCGCTTTTTTCCTCTGCTGCGCAATCGGCGTATGTTTGGTTAATGCCGGT is a genomic window containing:
- the metC gene encoding cystathionine beta-lyase yields the protein MTAKHLDTALVNAGRSKKYTQGSVNTVIQRASSLVFDTVEAKKHATRNRANGELFYGRRGTLTHFSLQEAMCELEGGAGCALFPCGAAAVANTILAFVEQGDHVLMTNTAYEPTQDFSTKILAKLGVTTSWFDPLIGSSIVQLVQPNTKVVFLESPGSITMEVHDVPAIVQAVRSVAPDVIIMIDNTWAAGVLFKALEFDIDISIQAGTKYLIGHSDAMVGTAVANARCWEQLRENAYLMGQMLDADTAYMTSRGLRTLGVRLRQHHESSLKIAEWLAAHPQVAQVNHPALPGSKGHEYWKRDFSGSSGLFSFVLNKRLNDAELANYLDNFSLFSMAYSWGGFESLILANQPEHIAAIRPEGRVDFDGTLIRLHIGLENVDDLIGDLVAGFQRIV
- a CDS encoding DedA family protein encodes the protein MAVIQDIIAALWHHDFAALADPHVVGVVYLVMFATLFLENGLLPASFLPGDSLLLLAGALIARGCMDFVSTLLILTSAASLGCWLSYVQGRWLGNTRIVKSWLAQLPVKYHERATCMFDRHGLLALLAGRFLAFIRTLLPTMAGISGLSNRRFQLFNWLSALLWVGVVISLGYAISMIPFVKRHEDQVMTFLMVLPVFLLVVGLIGAVTVVLKKKFSNA
- a CDS encoding AraC family transcriptional regulator, producing the protein MNREAICLHLTEKVKMLKNNENRLSSLLPDVRLLYGTQPGTRTPVMYQPGIVFLFSGHKIGYINERVFRYDTNEYLLLTVPLPFECETFATPEVPLAGIRLNVDILQLQELLMDIGEDEHFCPENAASGINSAVLSEEILCAAERLLDVMERPLDARILGKQIIREMLYHVLTGPRGGALLALVSRQTHFSLISRVLKRIESQYTENLSVDQLAAEANMSVSAFHHNFKSVTSTSPLQYLKTYRLHKARMLMVHDGMKASAAAMRVGYESPSQFSREFKRYFGVTPGEDLARIRTMQGA
- the yqhD gene encoding alcohol dehydrogenase, encoding MNNFNLHTPTRILFGKGAIAELRAQIPDNARVLITYGGGSVKKNGVLDQVYSALDGVDVREFSGIEPNPTYETLMKAVQVVRDERITFLLAVGGGSVLDGTKFIAAAAHYAEGVDPWHILQTRGSEIKSAIPMGSVLTLPATGSESNAGAVVSRKATGDKQAFHSPFVQPLFAVLDPVYTYTLPPRQVANGVVDAFVHTVEQYVTYPVDGKIQDRFAEGILLTLIEDGPKALQEPENYNVRANVMWAATQALNGLIGAGVPQDWATHMLGHELTAMHGLDHAQTLAVVLPALWNEKRDTKREKLLQYAARVWNITEGSDDERIDAAITATRDFFERMGVPTRLSGYGLDGSSIPALLAKLEEHGMTALGEHQDITLDVSRRIYEAAC
- the dkgA gene encoding 2,5-didehydrogluconate reductase DkgA, with amino-acid sequence MTHPTVIKLADGNLMPQLGLGVWKASNEEVVTAIHKALEVGYRSIDTAAAYKNEEGVGKALATAGVPREELFVTTKLWNDDQKRPAEALKESLEKLQLDYVDLYLMHWPVPAIDHYVEAWKGMIELQQQGLIKSIGVCNFQTHHLQKIIDETSVIPVVNQIELHPLLQQRQLHAWNATHKIQTESWSPLAQGGEGVFDQKIIRDLADKYGKTPAQIVIRWHLDSGLVVIPKSVTPARIVENFDVWDFRLDKDELGEIAKLDEGKRLGPDPDQFGG